The following are encoded together in the Bradyrhizobium algeriense genome:
- a CDS encoding efflux RND transporter periplasmic adaptor subunit, producing the protein MPPFSDTRRPGRFRSIVFGVVILGAAVAAGSTLTGRYFQNPAQATQNVAAAEPAVAVTVAVVEPRQTSLWDDFSGRLEAVNRVELRPRVAGAIQSTNFTEGELVKAGDLLFKIDPAPYAAEVDKAQAQLEAAKARVVFTAGELERAAQLVGNNVVTRRDYDQRDNANREAIANVKAAEATLQTAKLNFGYTEVRAPVDGRVGKIEVTVGNLVAAGTSSPVLTSLVSVNPIYASFDADEDVVLRAIGSIADAGGKRGKLDQIPVEMSTSSGATLKGRIQLIDNQVNGQSGTIRVRATFDNDDGRLIPGQFARVRMGQPKQQTLVMVDERAIGTDQDKKFVMVISSDNRALYRPITLGGSVEGLRVVTSGLKSGDRVVVNGLQRLRPGALVKTEVAEMGVRGSQRASTDDNQHVAQR; encoded by the coding sequence ATGCCCCCCTTTTCCGACACCCGCCGTCCAGGTCGATTCCGAAGCATCGTCTTCGGCGTTGTGATCCTGGGCGCCGCTGTTGCTGCCGGCTCGACGCTGACCGGTCGCTACTTTCAAAATCCCGCCCAGGCGACCCAAAACGTTGCCGCGGCTGAACCCGCGGTTGCGGTCACGGTGGCAGTGGTCGAGCCGCGCCAGACCAGCCTGTGGGACGATTTCTCCGGGCGCCTGGAAGCTGTCAACCGGGTCGAGCTCCGCCCACGGGTTGCAGGTGCGATCCAATCGACCAATTTCACCGAGGGGGAACTGGTGAAGGCGGGCGATTTGCTGTTCAAGATCGATCCCGCGCCTTACGCGGCGGAGGTCGACAAGGCCCAGGCCCAGCTTGAAGCCGCCAAGGCGCGTGTGGTCTTCACCGCTGGCGAGCTCGAACGCGCCGCGCAGCTTGTCGGCAATAACGTCGTGACCCGGCGGGACTATGATCAGCGCGACAACGCAAATCGCGAAGCCATCGCCAATGTGAAGGCGGCCGAAGCGACGCTGCAAACCGCCAAGCTCAATTTTGGCTACACCGAAGTGCGCGCGCCCGTCGACGGACGGGTCGGCAAGATCGAGGTGACGGTCGGCAATCTCGTTGCGGCCGGAACTTCATCGCCGGTGTTGACATCGCTGGTTTCGGTCAATCCGATCTACGCCAGTTTCGATGCCGACGAAGACGTCGTGTTGCGCGCTATCGGTTCAATCGCCGATGCCGGCGGCAAGCGCGGCAAACTCGATCAAATTCCGGTAGAGATGTCGACGTCTTCGGGCGCCACCCTCAAGGGGCGCATCCAGCTGATCGACAACCAGGTCAACGGCCAGAGCGGCACCATCCGCGTTCGCGCCACCTTCGACAATGACGATGGCCGGCTGATCCCGGGCCAGTTCGCGCGGGTGCGGATGGGCCAGCCGAAGCAGCAGACGCTTGTCATGGTCGACGAGCGCGCGATCGGCACCGATCAGGACAAGAAATTCGTGATGGTCATAAGCTCGGACAATCGTGCGCTCTATCGCCCGATCACGCTCGGCGGCAGCGTCGAAGGGCTTCGCGTCGTCACCTCAGGCCTGAAATCGGGAGATCGCGTCGTGGTCAATGGCCTGCAACGGCTGCGTCCTGGCGCGCTCGTGAAAACGGAAGTGGCCGAGATGGGCGTGCGTGGTTCGCAGCGCGCCTCCACGGACGATAACCAACACGTCGCGCAGCGCTAA
- a CDS encoding ABC transporter ATP-binding protein: protein MTAPLVKVDAIVRSYRMRTGMFGRVTDLRAVDGVSLDIRRGETLGLVGESGSGKSTTGRMVLGLEAPDSGSVAFDQAAMPTTGSPAWRSQRARMQMIFQDPLGALDRRWTIARQVREPFDIHAIGDDASRAARTDELLLSVGLSHDQGLRYPHELSGGQRQRAVIARALATRPDFLVCDEPVSALDVSIQAQVINLLIDLQAELGLTMLFISHDLRVVRQISRRVAVMYLGRIVELGDADHLFAAPQHPYTRALVSASPAPGRRSTERIVLTGDPPNPAARPAGCAFHPRCSHAFARCRVESPTLVEITPDRSVACHLIDAGTVPAAASEAAA from the coding sequence ATGACGGCGCCTCTCGTCAAGGTCGACGCCATCGTCCGCAGCTATCGGATGCGAACCGGCATGTTCGGGCGTGTCACCGACCTGCGCGCGGTCGACGGCGTCTCGCTCGACATCCGGCGCGGCGAAACGCTGGGTCTCGTCGGCGAGTCCGGCTCCGGTAAATCGACCACCGGACGGATGGTTCTCGGGCTCGAAGCGCCCGACAGCGGCTCGGTCGCCTTCGACCAGGCGGCAATGCCGACGACCGGCTCTCCGGCATGGCGTTCACAGCGTGCCCGCATGCAAATGATATTTCAGGACCCGCTCGGGGCACTCGATCGCCGCTGGACGATCGCGAGACAAGTGCGCGAGCCGTTCGACATCCACGCCATCGGCGACGATGCCTCCCGCGCAGCGCGCACCGACGAACTGCTCCTTTCGGTCGGCCTCTCGCACGATCAAGGCCTGCGCTATCCGCACGAGCTCTCCGGCGGGCAGCGGCAACGGGCGGTGATTGCCCGAGCGCTGGCAACGCGGCCGGACTTCCTGGTCTGCGATGAACCAGTCAGCGCGCTCGATGTATCGATCCAGGCTCAGGTCATCAACCTGCTGATCGACCTGCAGGCGGAACTCGGGCTCACCATGCTGTTCATCAGCCACGATTTGCGCGTCGTGCGACAGATCAGCCGGCGGGTCGCGGTGATGTATCTTGGCCGTATCGTTGAGCTCGGCGATGCGGACCACCTCTTCGCCGCCCCGCAGCACCCCTATACGCGCGCGCTGGTCTCCGCATCGCCGGCACCAGGACGGCGCAGCACCGAGCGGATCGTTCTGACCGGCGATCCGCCAAATCCCGCCGCCCGGCCGGCCGGCTGTGCCTTTCACCCGCGCTGTTCTCACGCCTTCGCGCGCTGCCGCGTAGAATCGCCGACGCTCGTCGAGATCACGCCCGATCGCAGCGTCGCCTGTCATCTGATCGATGCCGGGACCGTCCCGGCCGCCGCTTCGGAGGCCGCCGCCTGA
- a CDS encoding ABC transporter permease, with the protein MADLSLPQQRAARRRLSLPKIPTSVVVAVVWILAILVVALLADQIAPYSLTRMDLKNRLSMPGNAAHWLGTDELGRDVLSRLLFSIRISLLIAFGATTISAVLGTLLGFLAAHFRGLIEQIVLMLADFQASMPFLILALAVLAFFGSSLQLLVCLMGLYGWERYARIARGLAISAAAQGYAGAIRQLGATPSRIYFRHILPNIASTLIVSMTLVFPEVILLESGLSFLGLGVQPPMTSLGNMVGYAREYLGRAPCIMLAPATTIVLTTLAVSIIGDWLRDKLDPTMK; encoded by the coding sequence ATGGCCGACCTGTCGCTTCCGCAGCAGCGCGCCGCCCGTCGACGTCTCTCGCTGCCGAAAATTCCGACTTCGGTGGTGGTGGCGGTTGTCTGGATTCTCGCAATCCTTGTCGTCGCACTGCTTGCGGACCAGATCGCGCCCTACAGCCTGACCCGCATGGACCTGAAGAACCGGCTGTCGATGCCCGGCAATGCGGCGCATTGGCTTGGAACCGACGAACTCGGCCGCGACGTGCTCTCGCGCCTGCTATTCTCGATCCGGATTTCGTTGCTGATCGCCTTCGGCGCGACGACGATTTCCGCCGTGCTGGGCACATTGCTCGGCTTCCTGGCGGCGCATTTCCGCGGCCTGATCGAACAGATCGTGCTCATGCTGGCTGACTTTCAGGCCAGCATGCCGTTCCTGATCCTGGCGCTGGCCGTGCTGGCCTTCTTCGGCAGTTCGTTGCAGCTCCTCGTGTGTCTCATGGGGCTCTATGGTTGGGAGCGGTACGCGCGGATTGCGCGCGGCCTTGCCATCTCGGCTGCGGCGCAGGGCTATGCGGGAGCGATCCGGCAACTCGGCGCGACGCCTTCCAGGATCTATTTCCGGCACATTCTCCCCAACATCGCCTCGACCCTGATCGTCTCGATGACGCTCGTATTCCCCGAAGTGATTCTGCTCGAGTCCGGCCTGTCGTTTCTGGGCCTCGGCGTGCAGCCGCCGATGACCAGCCTCGGCAACATGGTCGGCTATGCCCGCGAATATCTTGGCCGCGCGCCGTGCATCATGCTTGCCCCGGCCACGACCATCGTCCTGACCACCCTCGCCGTCTCGATCATCGGCGACTGGCTGCGCGACAAGCTTGATCCAACCATGAAATAG
- a CDS encoding ABC transporter substrate-binding protein, translating into MIRPSRRSIVGLGAAAAGTLLLPRFAIGQADSRPTITIAVQKVTNSNTLDVLREQSNVGERVFFSSLWEALIGKNWRGSLETVPGLATEWRRIDDQTVELKLRPGVKFHNGDEMTAEDVVFSFGRERMFGSTEAKNRTTIKAFEQIPTPRPGKELPPEVSAAARRIWPDLLRVDAVDKYTVRFVNATPDVTLEGRLSRYGSNILSRRGWEAAASYLDWARKPVTTGPYKVVEFKPDVSLTLEAHDEYWGGRPPLKRIRFVEVPEVSSRVNGLISGDYQFACDIPPDQIVDIEKNAGFEVQGGTILNHRLTVFDKNHPQLANPLVRRAFTHAIDRQAIVDSLWSGRTRVPRGLQWEYYADMFQADWTVPEYDPALAQGLLKQANYKGDAIPYRLLNNYYTNQVATAQILVEMWKAVGLNVQIETKENWTQIMERSNTRAVRDWSNSAPFNDPVSSIVAQHGPNGQQQQIGEYANAEVNTLSEFLETSTDRPARRKAFRRMLEICEREDPAYTVLHQNAVFTAKPKSIKWKAAPAFAMDFRAGNFEV; encoded by the coding sequence ATGATACGCCCCTCCCGCCGTTCGATCGTCGGCCTCGGCGCCGCCGCAGCCGGCACGCTGTTGCTGCCGCGCTTCGCGATTGGCCAGGCTGACAGCCGGCCGACGATCACGATCGCGGTGCAGAAGGTCACCAATTCGAACACCCTCGATGTGCTGCGCGAACAGTCCAACGTCGGGGAACGCGTGTTCTTCTCCTCGCTGTGGGAAGCGCTGATCGGAAAGAACTGGCGCGGCAGCCTGGAAACAGTTCCGGGCCTCGCCACCGAATGGCGCCGCATCGACGACCAGACCGTCGAGTTAAAGCTGCGTCCGGGCGTGAAGTTTCACAATGGCGACGAGATGACGGCCGAGGACGTCGTGTTCAGCTTCGGCCGTGAGCGCATGTTCGGCAGCACCGAGGCCAAGAATCGAACGACGATCAAGGCGTTCGAACAGATCCCGACGCCCCGGCCCGGTAAGGAACTGCCGCCTGAAGTCTCTGCCGCGGCCCGCCGCATCTGGCCGGATCTCCTGCGCGTCGACGCCGTGGATAAATACACGGTGCGCTTCGTCAATGCGACGCCGGATGTAACGCTGGAAGGCCGCCTGTCCCGTTACGGCTCCAACATCCTGAGCCGGCGCGGCTGGGAAGCGGCCGCGAGCTACCTCGACTGGGCGCGCAAGCCGGTCACGACAGGTCCTTACAAGGTTGTCGAGTTCAAACCCGACGTGTCGCTGACGCTGGAGGCCCACGACGAATACTGGGGCGGCCGGCCGCCGCTGAAGCGCATCCGGTTCGTCGAGGTTCCGGAAGTCTCGAGCCGCGTCAACGGACTCATTTCCGGCGACTATCAGTTCGCCTGCGACATTCCGCCGGACCAGATTGTCGACATCGAGAAGAATGCTGGCTTCGAGGTTCAGGGCGGCACGATCCTCAACCACCGCCTGACCGTGTTCGACAAGAATCATCCGCAGCTCGCCAATCCGCTGGTGCGCCGCGCCTTCACCCACGCGATCGACCGCCAGGCAATCGTCGACAGCCTTTGGTCCGGACGCACGCGTGTGCCGCGTGGCCTGCAATGGGAGTACTACGCCGACATGTTCCAGGCCGACTGGACGGTTCCGGAATACGATCCGGCCCTGGCACAGGGTCTCCTGAAGCAGGCGAACTACAAGGGCGACGCGATTCCATACCGGTTGCTCAACAACTACTACACCAACCAGGTGGCGACTGCGCAGATCCTCGTTGAGATGTGGAAGGCCGTCGGACTCAACGTCCAGATCGAGACCAAGGAGAACTGGACCCAGATCATGGAGCGCTCCAACACACGCGCGGTGCGTGACTGGTCCAACTCCGCGCCGTTCAACGATCCGGTTTCTTCCATCGTCGCGCAGCACGGACCGAACGGCCAGCAGCAGCAGATCGGCGAATACGCCAACGCCGAAGTCAATACGCTCTCGGAATTCCTGGAAACCTCGACCGATCGCCCCGCACGCAGGAAGGCCTTCCGCCGCATGCTGGAAATCTGCGAGCGCGAAGACCCCGCTTACACGGTGCTGCATCAGAACGCGGTCTTCACCGCCAAGCCGAAGTCAATCAAATGGAAGGCTGCGCCAGCCTTCGCGATGGATTTCCGCGCCGGCAATTTCGAGGTCTGA
- a CDS encoding TetR/AcrR family transcriptional regulator, translating into MAMGRPREFDAGSALDQAMEVFWRHGYEGATIAQLTDAMGINPPSLYAAFGNKEGLLKAALDRYSAKRAAWMDEVLAAPSARDVAERMLMGIADTQTDPANPPGCLLVQGGLACGTGSENVPFELAARRALTEDQVRERFIRAKREGDLKETADPVALARYLSAVSVGMGVMASSGADREALRQVATVSVNAIEQQSTNS; encoded by the coding sequence ATGGCCATGGGACGTCCCCGCGAGTTCGACGCCGGATCTGCGTTGGATCAAGCGATGGAAGTGTTTTGGCGGCACGGCTACGAAGGCGCGACCATCGCGCAACTCACCGATGCCATGGGCATCAATCCTCCAAGTCTCTATGCCGCATTCGGCAACAAGGAGGGGTTGCTGAAAGCTGCCCTCGACCGATACTCGGCCAAACGCGCTGCTTGGATGGACGAGGTCTTGGCGGCGCCGTCCGCTCGCGACGTCGCGGAAAGGATGCTGATGGGCATCGCGGACACCCAAACTGATCCTGCCAACCCACCCGGTTGTCTGCTGGTGCAAGGAGGTCTTGCTTGCGGGACGGGCTCGGAGAATGTCCCCTTCGAACTCGCCGCGCGCCGCGCATTGACCGAGGATCAGGTACGCGAGCGTTTCATCCGAGCGAAGCGCGAGGGTGACCTCAAGGAAACCGCCGATCCAGTAGCCTTGGCGCGCTATCTTTCCGCAGTATCCGTAGGCATGGGCGTGATGGCATCATCAGGCGCCGATCGCGAGGCGTTGCGACAAGTGGCGACCGTGTCCGTCAACGCGATTGAACAGCAGTCGACCAACTCCTGA
- a CDS encoding alkaline phosphatase family protein, producing MPHPIVVTVICDGHRPDFVSDETTPHMARLKRAGTWFGNHRGIFPSATRASSASIATGSWPRSHGLRGNTVALPMAGGHEVHDAGKPEFYDAYHDHFGRLLARRSLAERVAPLNGAVLCSNVSPGAAYFHDSYGHGTLLHRELSYAPGRQPLKETIDAPPGSIGDALLADHFLAVLASNPPSTATLWLSEPDKTMHAFPLGSPEHFLALRAVDDHVGAVARAVERLQDKGHDVLFLIGSDHGHESVTETIPVERRLFEAGFKTSLESSEIVVAPQGSSAFIHFGGSSLSCRAEVASWLSGQPWAGRIISGEDLAELGQIPGDDLLAVDMAKSSGSNRNGVPGLTAMAVRFSEQEDAIRRDCGMHGGLGAYETQPTLIAVGRGFEAGASITKTSRIIDIAPTALAHLDLPLDELDGTALQKWP from the coding sequence ATGCCCCATCCCATCGTCGTCACCGTCATTTGCGACGGCCACAGGCCAGATTTTGTCTCTGACGAGACGACGCCGCACATGGCGCGCCTCAAGCGTGCGGGAACGTGGTTTGGGAATCACCGGGGAATTTTTCCATCGGCCACCCGCGCCTCGTCTGCCTCGATCGCCACCGGCTCATGGCCTCGGTCGCATGGCCTGCGCGGAAACACCGTCGCCCTGCCCATGGCCGGCGGTCATGAGGTCCATGACGCCGGCAAACCAGAGTTCTACGATGCCTATCACGATCACTTCGGCCGCCTGTTGGCGCGCCGATCATTGGCCGAACGCGTGGCACCTCTCAACGGCGCCGTCCTGTGCTCCAACGTCTCGCCCGGAGCGGCGTACTTTCATGATTCATACGGTCATGGAACCTTGCTGCATCGTGAGCTGTCTTATGCTCCGGGACGCCAGCCTCTCAAGGAGACGATCGATGCGCCGCCCGGAAGCATCGGCGATGCCTTGCTGGCAGATCACTTTCTTGCCGTTCTCGCTTCGAATCCGCCTTCGACCGCAACTTTGTGGTTATCCGAACCCGACAAGACGATGCACGCGTTCCCACTTGGTTCGCCGGAGCATTTCCTCGCCCTGCGTGCGGTCGATGATCATGTCGGCGCGGTTGCCCGGGCCGTCGAACGGCTACAGGACAAGGGCCACGACGTTCTCTTTTTGATAGGTTCCGATCACGGACATGAATCCGTGACAGAAACAATTCCGGTAGAGCGCCGACTGTTCGAGGCCGGATTCAAGACCTCGCTCGAAAGTTCCGAAATTGTCGTCGCGCCGCAGGGCTCATCCGCCTTCATTCATTTTGGCGGCAGCTCACTGTCGTGCCGCGCCGAGGTCGCCTCCTGGCTCAGCGGACAGCCTTGGGCAGGCCGCATCATCTCCGGCGAAGACCTTGCCGAACTGGGCCAGATCCCCGGCGACGATCTGCTTGCCGTTGATATGGCGAAGAGCTCGGGCTCAAACCGCAACGGCGTTCCCGGCCTGACCGCCATGGCGGTGCGGTTTTCCGAGCAGGAGGACGCGATCCGTCGAGATTGCGGTATGCATGGCGGCTTGGGCGCTTACGAAACGCAGCCAACGCTGATCGCGGTAGGACGTGGCTTTGAGGCCGGTGCGTCGATCACGAAAACGAGCCGCATCATCGACATTGCTCCGACAGCACTGGCCCATCTCGATCTTCCTTTGGACGAGCTCGACGGAACTGCGCTGCAGAAGTGGCCGTAG
- a CDS encoding M20/M25/M40 family metallo-hydrolase → MTLTRSILAIAFAAVAQHALVQQALAQPASAPDLEAILAHPKIVKTLDDIKADDERAFAEQKRITEIPAPPFKEKIRAEYYQKRMQELGFKDASIDSEGNVIALRKGSGGGRPKLVVSAHLDTVFPEGTDVTVKEKDGAIVAPGIGDDSRGLATMLSLIKVMNENQIATVGDIMFVGTVGEEELGNLRGVKALFRDHTDIDGFISIDGLGITRVVNQATGSHRYEFTFRGPGGHSFQEFGLPSATHAMGRAIAKISELQPPSNPKTTFTVGTVTGGTSVNAIAAEARMAVDMRSNSTDELLKLEARLLDLVKEAVADENARWKSDKMTMEAKLIGDRPAGIVAMDSPIVLATQRAVSAVTRGPRPTFAGSSTDSNIAMSLGIPAVTIGGGGEGGNWHSRNEWYKPVNAWYGPQNALLTVLILTGLDGVTKPALDVRKAAK, encoded by the coding sequence ATGACACTCACTCGATCGATCCTGGCCATCGCCTTTGCCGCCGTCGCGCAGCATGCGCTGGTGCAGCAGGCTCTCGCTCAGCCGGCTTCCGCGCCCGACCTGGAAGCCATTCTCGCCCATCCCAAAATCGTCAAGACGCTCGACGACATCAAGGCCGACGACGAGCGGGCCTTTGCCGAGCAGAAGCGCATCACCGAAATTCCGGCGCCGCCGTTCAAGGAAAAAATCCGCGCCGAATATTATCAGAAGCGGATGCAGGAACTCGGCTTCAAGGATGCGTCGATCGACAGCGAAGGCAATGTGATCGCGCTGCGCAAGGGCAGCGGCGGCGGCCGGCCGAAGCTCGTGGTGTCGGCGCATCTCGACACGGTGTTTCCCGAAGGCACCGACGTCACCGTGAAGGAAAAGGACGGCGCGATTGTAGCGCCAGGCATCGGCGACGATTCGCGCGGGCTTGCCACGATGCTGTCGCTGATCAAGGTGATGAACGAAAACCAGATCGCGACCGTCGGCGACATCATGTTCGTCGGCACGGTCGGCGAGGAAGAACTCGGCAATCTGCGCGGCGTCAAGGCGCTGTTCCGCGATCACACCGATATCGACGGCTTCATCTCGATCGACGGGCTCGGCATCACCCGCGTCGTCAACCAGGCGACCGGCAGCCATCGCTACGAGTTCACCTTCAGAGGACCCGGCGGGCACTCGTTCCAGGAGTTCGGATTGCCGAGCGCGACGCACGCGATGGGCCGGGCGATTGCGAAAATCTCGGAACTGCAGCCGCCATCCAATCCCAAGACCACCTTTACCGTCGGCACCGTGACCGGCGGCACCTCGGTCAACGCCATCGCCGCCGAAGCGCGGATGGCCGTCGACATGCGCTCGAACTCGACCGACGAACTGCTCAAGCTCGAGGCGCGGCTGCTCGACCTCGTCAAGGAGGCGGTGGCGGATGAAAACGCGCGCTGGAAATCGGACAAGATGACGATGGAGGCCAAGCTGATCGGCGACCGGCCGGCGGGCATCGTCGCAATGGATTCCCCGATCGTGCTGGCGACCCAGCGCGCGGTCTCGGCCGTCACCCGCGGGCCGCGGCCGACCTTTGCCGGCTCCTCGACCGACTCCAACATCGCGATGTCGCTCGGCATCCCGGCCGTCACCATCGGCGGCGGCGGGGAGGGCGGCAACTGGCACTCGCGCAACGAATGGTACAAGCCGGTTAACGCCTGGTACGGCCCGCAGAACGCGCTTTTGACCGTCCTGATCCTGACCGGGCTGGATGGCGTGACAAAACCGGCGCTTGACGTGCGAAAAGCCGCCAAATAG
- a CDS encoding ABC transporter ATP-binding protein, giving the protein MAPLVSIESLTVAFDGVTVLHGIDLQVERGEALGLVGESGSGKSVTWLAALGLLPKAASIGGRVRLEGADILGAAPADLDRVRGGQIAMIFQDPASALNPVLSIGRQIGESLALHRGVSGASIRSEARHLLDLVGIPDPERRLSAYPHEFSGGQNQRIVIAMALAGNPDLLVADEPTTALDATIQSQILELIGRVRRETGMALVLISHDLGVVAENCDRVAVMYAGRIVEEAAADELFADPRHPYTRGLTGALPPIDGPRRRLTAISGMVPNPKAMPPGCAFAPRCASSDRLCENKPPLLRAIGERRRLACVLESGAPLYSPPLEAAAE; this is encoded by the coding sequence ATGGCGCCGCTGGTCTCGATCGAAAGCCTCACGGTCGCCTTCGATGGCGTAACGGTGTTGCACGGGATCGATCTGCAGGTCGAGCGCGGCGAAGCGCTTGGCCTGGTCGGCGAGTCCGGATCGGGCAAGTCCGTCACCTGGCTCGCCGCCCTTGGTCTTCTGCCAAAGGCCGCGTCGATTGGCGGCCGCGTCAGGCTGGAAGGCGCCGACATCCTCGGCGCCGCGCCGGCCGACCTCGACCGGGTTCGCGGCGGGCAGATCGCCATGATCTTTCAGGATCCGGCAAGCGCGCTCAATCCGGTGCTGTCCATTGGCAGACAGATCGGTGAAAGCCTCGCGCTGCATCGGGGCGTCTCCGGCGCGTCGATCCGGTCCGAAGCCCGGCATCTGCTCGATCTTGTCGGCATTCCCGACCCGGAGCGACGTCTCTCCGCCTACCCGCACGAATTCTCGGGCGGCCAGAATCAGCGCATCGTGATCGCCATGGCGCTCGCCGGAAATCCGGACCTGCTGGTCGCCGACGAACCGACGACGGCGCTCGACGCGACAATTCAGTCCCAGATTCTCGAACTGATCGGCCGTGTCCGGCGGGAAACCGGCATGGCGCTCGTGCTCATCAGTCACGACCTCGGCGTCGTTGCCGAAAATTGCGACCGGGTCGCTGTGATGTATGCGGGCCGCATCGTCGAGGAAGCCGCGGCGGACGAACTGTTCGCCGATCCGCGTCATCCGTATACGCGGGGCCTGACGGGCGCGCTGCCGCCGATCGATGGTCCGCGCCGCCGACTGACCGCCATATCCGGCATGGTACCGAATCCGAAGGCGATGCCGCCCGGCTGCGCATTCGCGCCGCGCTGCGCTTCGTCCGACCGGCTCTGCGAAAACAAGCCGCCGCTTTTGCGCGCAATCGGCGAACGGCGACGGCTCGCCTGCGTGCTGGAGAGCGGTGCGCCGCTGTATTCGCCTCCGTTGGAGGCTGCGGCGGAATGA
- a CDS encoding sugar phosphate isomerase/epimerase family protein — MSDLPVVGAALTSTTLALHRNWILERQRDLEIQDFFEAETLDGDWRARVELIRKLLDGYEGRLGIHGPFWGFKIDSQDPLIRAVVTKRLLQGLEVCEALGATQMVIHSPYSTWDYNNLDINPGARTRVIERVHATLGDVVKRAEGFGCELVIENIEDKDPMDRVQLANSFASPAVRVSLDTGHANYAHGSTGAPPADFYVDAAGDALAHVHLQDTDGYADRHWLPGEGNIGWPAVFRALGRLSSRPRLIIEVKDQTNIRAGAAHLEALGLVV, encoded by the coding sequence TTGTCCGATCTCCCGGTAGTTGGCGCCGCGTTGACCAGCACGACTCTCGCCTTGCACCGCAATTGGATTCTCGAACGACAACGCGACCTCGAGATCCAGGATTTCTTCGAGGCGGAGACGCTCGACGGCGACTGGCGCGCACGCGTTGAGTTGATCCGCAAGCTTCTCGATGGCTATGAAGGCCGGCTCGGCATTCACGGGCCTTTCTGGGGCTTCAAGATCGACAGCCAGGATCCGCTGATCCGCGCGGTCGTCACCAAGCGTTTGCTTCAGGGGCTCGAGGTTTGCGAGGCACTCGGCGCAACACAGATGGTCATCCATTCGCCCTACTCGACCTGGGATTACAACAATCTCGATATTAATCCGGGCGCCCGCACGCGCGTCATCGAGCGGGTCCACGCGACGCTCGGGGATGTTGTGAAACGCGCCGAAGGCTTCGGCTGCGAACTCGTCATTGAAAACATCGAGGATAAGGATCCAATGGACCGCGTTCAGCTCGCGAATAGTTTCGCAAGTCCGGCCGTGCGCGTCTCGCTGGATACCGGCCACGCAAACTACGCGCACGGCTCCACCGGCGCTCCGCCTGCCGATTTCTACGTCGATGCCGCCGGCGACGCACTTGCCCATGTCCATCTCCAGGACACCGATGGCTATGCGGATCGGCACTGGCTTCCCGGTGAAGGCAACATCGGCTGGCCGGCGGTCTTTCGCGCGCTGGGCCGTCTTTCATCCCGTCCGCGCCTGATCATTGAGGTGAAGGACCAGACCAACATCCGCGCAGGCGCAGCGCATCTCGAAGCGTTGGGACTGGTGGTCTGA
- a CDS encoding ABC transporter permease yields MLRFFAVRVARAMLTIALVVTFAFVVLRLSGDPALIIMGPEAPPEVIAAFRKAWGLDDPIWIQYLDYFGAIARGELGRSMRDGRPAIQLVAERIPATLVLTIPALLLKLGIGIPAGILAALHRGSVIDRAVMAAAVAGFTVPSFVLGLVLVLIFAVQLGWLPSGGQDSWRHAILPIITLGIGGAAVLARFTRSAMLEVLGQPYVRTASAKGVAWRAVVTRHALPNAAIPTVTIVGFMVGTLIAGAVVVESVFSWPGVGRLLVVAVANRDLAVVQCVLLLVAATMVASNLAVDFLYGFLDPRLRTGTPAGAH; encoded by the coding sequence ATGCTACGATTTTTCGCCGTCCGCGTTGCCCGCGCAATGCTCACCATCGCGCTGGTCGTCACCTTTGCCTTTGTCGTGCTGCGCCTTTCCGGTGATCCGGCGCTGATCATCATGGGACCGGAAGCGCCGCCGGAGGTGATCGCCGCCTTCCGCAAGGCCTGGGGATTGGATGACCCGATCTGGATACAATATCTCGACTATTTCGGCGCGATCGCGCGGGGCGAACTCGGCCGCTCGATGCGGGACGGACGACCGGCGATCCAGCTGGTCGCGGAGCGGATTCCGGCGACGCTGGTTCTCACAATTCCAGCGCTGCTCCTCAAGCTTGGCATCGGCATTCCCGCCGGCATCCTGGCCGCGCTTCACCGCGGCAGCGTCATCGACCGCGCGGTGATGGCGGCGGCTGTCGCCGGCTTCACCGTCCCGAGCTTCGTTCTCGGCCTCGTGCTCGTTCTCATCTTCGCCGTACAGCTTGGCTGGTTACCCTCTGGCGGTCAGGACAGCTGGCGACATGCCATCCTGCCCATCATCACGCTCGGTATCGGCGGCGCTGCGGTACTGGCGCGATTTACCCGCAGCGCGATGCTGGAGGTGCTTGGTCAGCCCTACGTGCGGACCGCGTCGGCCAAGGGCGTCGCATGGCGCGCGGTCGTCACCCGGCATGCGCTGCCAAATGCGGCGATCCCAACCGTGACGATCGTCGGCTTCATGGTGGGGACGTTGATCGCCGGAGCCGTCGTCGTCGAAAGCGTATTTTCCTGGCCCGGCGTTGGCAGGCTGCTGGTGGTCGCAGTGGCCAACCGCGATCTCGCGGTGGTCCAATGTGTTCTGCTGCTGGTAGCTGCGACGATGGTCGCCTCGAACCTCGCCGTCGATTTCCTCTACGGATTCCTCGATCCGAGGCTGCGGACCGGAACACCGGCGGGAGCGCATTGA